The following are from one region of the Thermoproteus uzoniensis 768-20 genome:
- a CDS encoding DUF169 domain-containing protein has product MASLDEIRQQGSTLREVLGLATWPIGIRFCSRGEQCGGTGFKRPYRDLGIRVAFCQAINIARTYGWKLAIGLEDSYCMIGAEALGLTKTYLDYIDRDIPKWHTSDKGAMERIVSVMHARFLEPGSTELVLISPLDRIDFEPHVAVIYGLPAQIATVAKALIWNGVMPGEITYIGMASCTLIPYSHKYGKVQINIPGTGELILGRTESHEVSIVIPAKYLHLIVPGIEAVKRIHPYPLAKFSLYEPKVPKWYEELTFDYYRKSVDQ; this is encoded by the coding sequence ATGGCGTCGCTTGACGAGATCAGACAGCAGGGTAGCACATTAAGGGAGGTCTTGGGCTTGGCTACGTGGCCTATAGGGATCAGATTCTGTAGCAGAGGCGAGCAGTGTGGGGGCACCGGCTTCAAGAGGCCGTATAGAGATCTCGGCATTAGAGTTGCGTTTTGCCAAGCCATAAACATCGCGAGGACGTACGGCTGGAAGCTGGCGATAGGCCTCGAGGACTCCTATTGCATGATAGGCGCCGAGGCTTTAGGCTTGACCAAGACCTATCTGGACTACATAGACAGGGATATACCGAAGTGGCACACGTCCGACAAGGGTGCTATGGAGAGAATAGTCTCTGTGATGCACGCGAGATTTCTGGAACCAGGCTCGACGGAGCTCGTGTTGATATCGCCGCTGGATAGGATAGACTTCGAGCCTCACGTCGCGGTCATCTACGGCCTACCTGCGCAGATAGCGACGGTGGCGAAGGCCTTAATATGGAACGGCGTTATGCCGGGCGAGATTACGTATATAGGGATGGCCTCATGTACGTTGATACCGTATTCGCACAAGTACGGCAAGGTCCAGATAAACATACCGGGTACCGGCGAATTGATACTCGGGAGGACGGAGAGCCACGAGGTGAGCATCGTGATCCCGGCCAAATACCTACACCTAATAGTTCCCGGCATAGAGGCCGTGAAGAGGATACACCCGTATCCTTTGGCTAAGTTCTCGCTTTATGAGCCCAAGGTTCCGAAATGGTACGAGGAGCTGACCTTCGACTATTATAGAAAATCCGTCGACCAGTGA
- a CDS encoding ATP cone domain-containing protein, whose product MVKVVKRSGKEEEYLDEKVYKALLDAGASDEVAREIVKELDEWLKSGGRGKISTDEIRRFVLTRLRRLEPEVADAWQFYDRVFKGRITFEDGKAVVVEKGRLYLGRKVKDVGSKGLSTAEEVKEILDELREDMEYGLSPKVVNARLYALFMGVLKKKDMPPEEKRKAVELINKFREELGWKPYELKRPI is encoded by the coding sequence GTGGTTAAAGTAGTCAAGAGGTCGGGGAAGGAGGAGGAATACCTCGACGAGAAGGTCTACAAGGCCCTCCTCGACGCGGGCGCCAGCGACGAGGTCGCCCGCGAGATAGTGAAGGAGCTCGACGAGTGGCTGAAGAGCGGCGGGCGGGGCAAGATCTCGACCGACGAGATTAGGAGGTTCGTGTTGACGAGGCTGAGGCGTCTGGAGCCGGAGGTCGCCGATGCCTGGCAGTTCTACGACAGAGTGTTCAAGGGCAGGATAACCTTCGAGGACGGGAAGGCCGTCGTGGTGGAGAAGGGCCGCCTCTACCTCGGCCGGAAGGTCAAGGACGTGGGCTCCAAGGGGCTCTCAACCGCCGAGGAGGTCAAGGAGATACTGGACGAGCTGAGGGAAGATATGGAGTACGGACTGTCGCCAAAGGTCGTCAACGCCAGGCTATACGCGCTCTTTATGGGCGTTCTGAAGAAGAAGGACATGCCTCCGGAGGAGAAGAGGAAGGCCGTCGAGCTCATAAACAAGTTCAGGGAGGAGCTCGGGTGGAAGCCCTACGAGCTGAAGAGGCCGATCTAG
- a CDS encoding 50S ribosomal protein L5, with the protein MSALAQKSWKELVLVKDHPMKRIYIEKVVVNIGVGEGGERLEKARALLEELTGQAPSVRKAKKSIKEWNVRRGEPIAVAVTLRRDKAVKFLARALEAVNNRVKASSFDDRGNVCFGIKEHIMLPGVKYDPAVGVWGMDVCVRLAKPGLRVQLRRRRRGEVGKGQIVTKQEAIEFFQKVLGVQVD; encoded by the coding sequence ATGTCGGCTTTAGCCCAGAAGAGCTGGAAGGAGCTGGTCTTGGTTAAGGACCACCCAATGAAGCGTATATACATAGAGAAGGTTGTGGTCAACATAGGCGTCGGCGAGGGGGGCGAGAGGCTCGAGAAGGCGAGGGCTCTCCTGGAGGAGTTGACGGGCCAGGCGCCGTCGGTCAGGAAGGCCAAGAAGAGCATAAAGGAGTGGAACGTGAGGAGGGGCGAGCCGATCGCGGTGGCCGTCACGTTGAGGAGGGACAAGGCCGTGAAGTTCCTCGCCAGGGCTCTGGAGGCCGTCAACAACAGAGTTAAGGCCTCAAGCTTCGACGATAGGGGCAACGTGTGCTTCGGCATTAAGGAACACATAATGCTTCCGGGCGTCAAGTACGACCCGGCGGTGGGCGTCTGGGGCATGGACGTCTGCGTCAGGCTGGCCAAGCCGGGGCTGAGGGTCCAGTTGAGGAGGCGGAGGAGGGGCGAGGTGGGCAAGGGCCAGATCGTGACGAAGCAGGAGGCGATAGAGTTCTTCCAGAAAGTCCTCGGCGTGCAGGTAGATTAA
- a CDS encoding ATPase: protein MKAALFSGGKDSVYAALLEWPVDIFITFIYDFPRPSPHLLNLHKVVELAAAMGIPLAILKVDKGREFEQEVAFLRKLGVSELVAGDQAVEDHLRYMERLAGEAGARLKEPLWGLDPGELLLREAGALDFLVIGANVADLVCDLVSRDNAEAFLAKTRALGADPIGERGEYHTLVVKVGGKGITYRCRDVRKYGDYYIAHL, encoded by the coding sequence GTGAAGGCCGCTCTGTTCTCGGGGGGAAAGGACAGCGTCTACGCCGCGTTGCTGGAGTGGCCGGTCGACATATTCATTACGTTTATCTACGATTTCCCCAGGCCGTCGCCGCATCTGCTGAACCTCCACAAGGTCGTCGAGCTGGCCGCCGCGATGGGGATCCCTCTGGCGATACTCAAGGTCGACAAAGGCCGCGAGTTCGAGCAGGAAGTCGCGTTTCTGAGGAAGCTCGGCGTCTCGGAGCTCGTGGCTGGGGACCAGGCCGTCGAGGACCACCTGCGCTACATGGAGAGGCTGGCCGGCGAGGCCGGGGCTAGGCTGAAGGAGCCTCTCTGGGGCCTCGACCCCGGCGAGCTGTTGTTGAGGGAGGCCGGGGCACTGGACTTCCTCGTCATAGGCGCCAACGTCGCCGATCTGGTCTGCGATTTAGTGAGCCGCGACAACGCCGAGGCGTTCCTCGCAAAGACGAGGGCGTTGGGGGCTGACCCCATAGGGGAGCGCGGCGAGTACCACACCTTAGTCGTCAAGGTGGGGGGCAAGGGCATAACCTACAGATGCCGCGATGTGAGGAAATACGGCGACTACTATATAGCCCACCTATGA
- a CDS encoding asparagine synthase-related protein, with translation MSLPELLAAAASRARCDGVLLSGGLDSATVAWALTKAGLKPVGFNTQYAPAPGSDVPHLMEVARALRLRVVVSWVGEEEAVKAAEEVVGILKVFNPMEVVNCAAAYVSMRAAAEMGVRRICTGDGGDELFAGYEYMQRMEPRELDEYIRRLAEGRWYFCAFDVGKALGVEVAAPYLDPEVVRYALSVPAEEKVRGGVGKYVVRRQFQGLLPDSVVWRRKDPIEVGSGFSALYDVLARRAEGYSADIPVQGAAKYLYKAFRERGLTYERDKESPCPVCGYKLRDGYCPMCGYYARA, from the coding sequence ATGAGCCTCCCCGAGCTTCTGGCCGCTGCCGCTTCGCGGGCGCGTTGCGACGGCGTCTTGCTGTCCGGCGGCCTCGACTCCGCCACGGTGGCCTGGGCCTTGACCAAAGCCGGCCTCAAGCCGGTAGGGTTCAACACACAGTACGCCCCGGCGCCGGGTTCCGACGTGCCGCACCTCATGGAGGTGGCGAGAGCTCTGCGGCTGAGGGTAGTCGTCAGCTGGGTGGGCGAGGAGGAGGCCGTGAAGGCGGCCGAGGAGGTGGTGGGCATCCTCAAGGTCTTCAACCCCATGGAGGTCGTCAACTGCGCCGCCGCGTACGTCAGCATGAGGGCCGCCGCCGAGATGGGCGTGAGAAGGATATGCACCGGCGACGGGGGCGACGAGCTCTTTGCGGGGTACGAATACATGCAGAGGATGGAGCCGAGGGAGCTCGACGAGTATATCCGCAGGCTGGCCGAGGGCAGGTGGTACTTCTGCGCCTTCGACGTGGGGAAGGCGCTCGGCGTCGAGGTCGCCGCCCCCTATCTGGACCCCGAGGTGGTTCGGTACGCCCTGTCCGTACCCGCCGAGGAGAAGGTGAGGGGCGGCGTGGGGAAATACGTCGTGAGGAGGCAGTTCCAAGGCCTTCTGCCCGACTCGGTGGTGTGGAGGCGGAAGGACCCCATAGAGGTCGGCAGCGGCTTCTCGGCCCTATACGACGTCCTGGCGCGTAGGGCCGAGGGCTACTCCGCCGATATACCCGTCCAGGGCGCGGCGAAGTACCTCTACAAGGCGTTTAGGGAGAGGGGCTTGACCTACGAGAGGGATAAGGAGTCGCCGTGTCCCGTGTGCGGGTACAAGCTGAGGGACGGCTACTGCCCCATGTGCGGGTACTACGCTAGGGCTTGA
- a CDS encoding winged helix-turn-helix transcriptional regulator translates to MCIDAVRAYSPESEKAAKRLGIRLSDDADFVLVYGADREILEALRGRDEVVVGISPRGVDAELAFASEDLYPLVASRAECTVVKIPRLHAESGGSLVRAVNEVAIFPRRSAALTSYRVSVDGRILFSDVADGVLVSTPLGSSAYARSAGGSVIDLEAEVLEIVPVNSTARRPPYIVPLGKRIEISDVRSRFLPELIADGRVRIPLADGRAVVWAGSTARLLRPVVARKEAEPAGRLSPSMRYVLKTLEERGPLTSRSIAEFTGLPLRTVEYALNALRKAGLVEAKIVGGLRVYSVKP, encoded by the coding sequence GTGTGTATTGATGCGGTGAGGGCCTATTCGCCCGAGTCTGAGAAGGCCGCCAAGAGGCTGGGGATAAGGCTCAGCGACGACGCGGACTTCGTCTTGGTCTACGGCGCCGACCGCGAGATATTGGAGGCGTTGAGGGGCAGGGACGAGGTGGTGGTGGGCATCTCGCCTAGGGGCGTAGACGCCGAGCTAGCCTTCGCCTCGGAGGATCTCTACCCCCTTGTGGCCTCCCGCGCCGAATGCACCGTGGTCAAGATCCCCAGACTACACGCCGAGTCCGGCGGGTCCTTGGTGAGGGCAGTCAACGAGGTGGCCATATTCCCCAGGAGGTCGGCCGCCTTGACCTCCTACAGGGTAAGCGTGGACGGCCGGATCCTCTTCAGCGACGTCGCCGACGGGGTGCTGGTGTCGACGCCGCTCGGCTCCTCCGCCTACGCCAGATCAGCTGGGGGCTCCGTGATAGATCTGGAGGCGGAGGTTCTGGAAATAGTGCCGGTGAACTCGACCGCCAGGAGGCCGCCCTATATAGTCCCCCTAGGCAAGAGAATAGAGATATCCGACGTGAGGTCCAGATTCCTGCCCGAGCTGATCGCCGACGGCCGCGTGAGGATCCCGCTCGCCGACGGGAGGGCAGTCGTGTGGGCGGGCTCCACGGCTAGGCTGTTGAGGCCCGTAGTGGCCAGGAAGGAGGCCGAGCCGGCCGGGAGGCTCTCGCCCTCCATGAGGTACGTCCTCAAGACCCTCGAGGAGAGGGGCCCCCTCACGTCTAGATCGATAGCCGAGTTCACCGGACTGCCCTTAAGGACCGTCGAATACGCCCTAAACGCGTTGAGGAAGGCCGGCCTGGTCGAGGCGAAGATAGTAGGCGGCTTGAGGGTCTACTCGGTCAAGCCCTAG
- the purB gene encoding adenylosuccinate lyase — protein sequence MEPISPFDWRYGSEELRRLFSRQSIVDAYLEVERALVCALEELGVAERGCCEAASRASISAEEVYRLERELRHDVLALVQLLEERSGCRFVHYGATSNDVIDTAWALLIRRALGAIKERGRAVAEELRRLALKYADLPAVGRTHGQWAEPITLGFKFANYYYELYIACRALYAAEEHVRGKLGGAVGTMASWGPLGLKLREAVSRRLGVPFHPISTQVAPRESFAFLASALALLAGFAERLATEVRELSRPEIGEVFETVGGGSSAMPHKANPTNSERVVSLARYVRSLLVVAHENIALWHERDLTNSANERVWIPEALLAVDEILATTARVLRTLHVDEERVRRNLEAALPQITSEFRMLELVRKGMRRAEAYRAARAEGGSGELPRGWPVRELIDSALALEACPQ from the coding sequence ATGGAGCCCATATCTCCTTTCGATTGGCGGTACGGCTCGGAGGAGCTCCGCAGGCTGTTCTCTAGGCAGTCGATCGTCGATGCGTACCTCGAGGTCGAGAGGGCCCTGGTCTGCGCCTTGGAGGAGCTGGGCGTGGCCGAGAGGGGGTGTTGCGAGGCGGCGTCGCGCGCGTCCATCTCAGCCGAGGAGGTCTACAGGCTGGAGAGGGAGCTGAGGCACGACGTGCTCGCGTTGGTCCAGCTCCTCGAGGAGAGGAGCGGTTGCCGCTTCGTCCACTACGGCGCTACGTCAAACGACGTGATAGACACTGCCTGGGCTCTCTTGATAAGGAGAGCGCTCGGGGCAATTAAGGAGAGGGGCCGCGCCGTCGCCGAGGAGTTGAGGAGGCTGGCGCTGAAATACGCGGACCTCCCGGCGGTGGGGAGGACCCACGGCCAGTGGGCCGAGCCGATCACCTTGGGCTTCAAATTCGCCAACTACTACTACGAACTCTACATAGCCTGCAGGGCGCTTTACGCCGCCGAGGAGCACGTGAGAGGGAAGCTGGGCGGAGCCGTGGGCACCATGGCGTCTTGGGGACCGCTAGGCCTCAAGCTGAGGGAGGCCGTGTCGAGGAGGCTCGGCGTGCCTTTCCACCCCATCTCCACGCAAGTCGCCCCCAGGGAGTCGTTCGCCTTCCTCGCCTCGGCGTTGGCTCTCTTGGCGGGCTTCGCCGAGAGGTTGGCGACTGAGGTGAGGGAGCTCTCGCGGCCCGAGATAGGCGAGGTGTTCGAGACGGTGGGCGGGGGATCGTCGGCGATGCCCCACAAGGCCAACCCCACCAACAGCGAGAGGGTAGTGAGCCTTGCGCGGTACGTCAGATCCCTCCTGGTGGTCGCCCACGAGAACATCGCCCTCTGGCACGAGCGCGACTTGACCAACTCGGCCAACGAGAGGGTCTGGATACCCGAGGCCCTGCTGGCCGTGGACGAGATACTGGCGACGACGGCCCGCGTTCTGAGGACCCTCCACGTCGACGAGGAGAGGGTCAGGCGCAACCTGGAGGCCGCTCTGCCCCAAATAACCAGCGAGTTCCGCATGTTGGAGCTGGTCAGGAAGGGCATGCGGAGGGCCGAGGCGTATAGGGCCGCCAGAGCCGAGGGAGGAAGCGGCGAGCTACCGCGCGGCTGGCCGGTAAGGGAGTTGATAGATTCGGCGCTTGCGCTGGAGGCTTGTCCGCAGTAG
- a CDS encoding type II toxin-antitoxin system VapC family toxin, producing the protein MIVVDASALSAFLLKEPGWRTISRYIARSTSVDLVVKEAANAIWKAHMRGLVDRSAALRLLEILLSLVEKNIELEPEAAYLPDAFRLALDLRITVYDALYIAQALRREAPLLTLDEKQAEAAAKSGVDVISRDAPP; encoded by the coding sequence GTGATAGTCGTTGACGCGTCGGCCCTATCCGCCTTCCTCTTGAAGGAGCCGGGTTGGAGAACGATTTCGAGGTATATAGCCAGGTCGACTTCGGTGGATCTAGTAGTGAAGGAGGCCGCAAACGCTATCTGGAAAGCCCATATGAGGGGCCTCGTGGATAGGAGCGCGGCCTTGAGGCTCTTGGAGATCCTCCTGTCGTTGGTCGAGAAGAATATAGAGCTGGAGCCCGAGGCGGCTTACCTTCCCGACGCGTTTAGGCTGGCGCTCGACCTCCGCATCACCGTGTACGACGCGTTGTACATAGCCCAGGCGCTGAGGCGAGAGGCCCCGTTGCTGACGCTGGACGAGAAACAAGCCGAGGCGGCCGCCAAGTCGGGCGTCGACGTGATAAGCCGCGACGCGCCGCCGTAG
- a CDS encoding adenylosuccinate synthetase produces MLYIVVDGFFGDTGKGKVVAYLAAADKPSLCVRTGAPNAGHTVVWRGEAAVLRSLPACFVNQESKLAVAPGALIKVDVFLSEAGRFGRGRSFVDFNTGVIEEAHVERERSDEFLMKTVGSTGQGVGAAMVDRVLRRLKLAREFDALKPYLADVPAMVREHKNRGVIVEGTQGTFLSLYHGTYPYVTSRDTTASGIASEAGVGPKDVDEVVLVFKSFVTRVGNGPLPGELPPEEAERRGWVERGAVTGRPRRAAPFNLDLARRAVLLNSPTQIAITKLDALFKDAAGKTRWEDLPAEARKWVDQVEAELGKPVTLLGTGPEAEHMVDLRRAKGLL; encoded by the coding sequence ATGCTGTATATAGTGGTCGACGGGTTTTTCGGCGATACGGGCAAGGGAAAGGTCGTCGCGTACCTCGCCGCGGCCGACAAGCCGTCGCTCTGCGTGAGGACCGGCGCCCCGAACGCCGGGCATACCGTCGTCTGGAGGGGGGAGGCCGCCGTGTTGCGGAGCCTGCCCGCCTGTTTCGTCAACCAAGAGTCCAAGCTGGCGGTGGCGCCCGGGGCCTTGATCAAGGTCGACGTCTTCCTCTCGGAAGCGGGCAGATTCGGCCGGGGGAGGAGCTTCGTCGACTTCAACACGGGCGTGATCGAGGAGGCCCACGTGGAGCGGGAGAGGAGCGACGAGTTCCTCATGAAGACTGTGGGCTCTACGGGGCAGGGCGTCGGGGCCGCCATGGTGGACAGAGTCCTGCGCAGGCTTAAGCTGGCGAGGGAGTTCGACGCGCTCAAGCCCTATCTGGCCGACGTCCCCGCGATGGTGCGGGAGCACAAAAACCGCGGCGTTATCGTCGAGGGGACCCAAGGCACCTTCCTCTCGCTCTACCACGGCACCTACCCCTACGTCACCAGCAGAGACACGACGGCATCCGGCATAGCCAGCGAGGCAGGAGTGGGGCCCAAGGACGTCGACGAGGTGGTGTTGGTCTTCAAGTCCTTCGTGACGAGGGTGGGCAACGGTCCTCTCCCCGGGGAGCTCCCGCCCGAGGAGGCGGAGAGGAGGGGATGGGTCGAGAGAGGCGCGGTGACCGGCAGGCCCAGGAGGGCGGCCCCCTTCAACTTAGACCTCGCGAGGAGGGCCGTCTTGCTCAACTCGCCCACGCAGATAGCCATAACCAAGCTCGACGCCCTCTTCAAGGACGCCGCAGGTAAGACGAGGTGGGAGGACCTCCCGGCGGAGGCCAGGAAGTGGGTCGACCAAGTGGAGGCGGAGCTCGGGAAGCCAGTCACTCTGCTGGGCACGGGGCCGGAGGCAGAACACATGGTGGATCTACGCAGGGCGAAGGGGCTTCTATAG
- a CDS encoding NAD(P)/FAD-dependent oxidoreductase: MIGQYLSRLKTLDAYVGKFDVVIVGAGPAGMFAAYELAEAGGLRVALLDGGLRASQRVCPLQTPMEKCTFCVPCHIMYGVGGAGTLSSGLINLRPDVGGDLHELVGDWDKAMGLINYVDSVFVKFGAPGDVYEPNMEAIEKLSSIAAKVNARIVPIRQRHLGTDGSRKVVEAMTRYLEGRGVSLHTSTWALTVERSGGGFVVKTNRGVFEAPAVLLAPGRGGAEWLVSQLKRLGAKLDFGPIDIGVRVEVPYQVMRPLTDAVHDPKVILYTSKYDDKVRTFCTNPRGFVVKEVYSDGTVGVNGEAYLEKKSDNTNFAFLVTLRLTDPMEDTIEYGKSIARLATKLGGGKPLIQRLYDLERGQRSTWERIRRSSISPTLKDVTPGDISLALPHRVVEDIIEGLKRLDELAPGVASPQTLIYAPEIKFYSARPAVDANLMTTVPGLFVAGDGAGLSRGINVAAATGVLAAHGILRYLGSAKA, encoded by the coding sequence GTGATAGGGCAGTACCTCTCCCGCCTCAAGACGCTCGACGCCTACGTGGGGAAGTTCGACGTGGTCATAGTCGGGGCGGGGCCCGCCGGCATGTTCGCCGCCTACGAGTTGGCCGAGGCGGGCGGCCTCAGAGTGGCCCTCCTCGACGGAGGGCTCCGCGCATCGCAGAGGGTGTGCCCCCTGCAGACGCCCATGGAGAAGTGCACGTTCTGCGTTCCGTGCCATATAATGTACGGCGTCGGGGGCGCCGGGACCTTGAGCTCCGGCCTCATAAACCTGCGGCCCGACGTGGGGGGCGACCTCCACGAGCTGGTGGGCGACTGGGACAAGGCCATGGGCCTCATAAACTACGTCGACTCTGTCTTCGTCAAGTTCGGCGCGCCCGGCGACGTGTACGAGCCCAACATGGAGGCCATAGAGAAGCTCTCGTCAATCGCCGCCAAGGTTAACGCGAGGATCGTGCCCATAAGGCAGAGGCATCTGGGCACCGACGGGTCGCGCAAGGTCGTCGAGGCCATGACGCGGTATCTGGAGGGCCGCGGCGTCTCTCTCCACACCTCCACCTGGGCCTTGACCGTGGAGAGGAGCGGGGGCGGGTTCGTGGTGAAGACCAACAGAGGAGTCTTCGAGGCCCCGGCCGTCCTGCTGGCTCCCGGGAGGGGAGGGGCCGAGTGGCTGGTCTCCCAGCTGAAGCGGCTGGGGGCCAAGCTCGACTTCGGACCCATAGATATAGGGGTCAGGGTCGAGGTGCCCTATCAAGTCATGAGGCCGCTGACTGACGCGGTGCACGACCCCAAGGTCATCCTCTACACGTCGAAGTACGACGACAAGGTGAGGACCTTTTGCACAAACCCCCGCGGCTTCGTGGTGAAGGAGGTGTACTCCGACGGGACTGTCGGGGTGAACGGCGAGGCCTATCTGGAGAAGAAGAGCGACAACACAAACTTCGCCTTCCTAGTCACTCTGAGGCTCACCGACCCCATGGAGGACACAATAGAATACGGCAAGTCCATAGCCAGGCTGGCGACGAAGCTGGGAGGCGGCAAGCCCCTCATCCAGCGCCTCTACGACCTAGAAAGGGGGCAGAGATCCACTTGGGAGAGGATAAGGAGATCCAGCATATCCCCCACCCTCAAGGACGTAACGCCCGGCGACATATCGCTGGCCCTCCCCCACCGCGTCGTGGAGGACATCATCGAGGGCCTGAAGAGGCTCGACGAGCTGGCCCCCGGCGTCGCGAGCCCCCAGACCCTCATATACGCGCCCGAGATAAAGTTCTACTCGGCGAGGCCCGCCGTGGACGCCAACCTCATGACGACTGTGCCGGGGCTCTTCGTGGCCGGCGACGGCGCCGGGCTCTCCAGAGGCATAAACGTGGCCGCGGCGACCGGCGTGCTGGCCGCCCACGGCATCTTGCGGTACTTGGGCTCCGCCAAGGCGTAA
- the sixA gene encoding phosphohistidine phosphatase SixA, protein MPTLYLAQHGKSFSEAEDSERRLTPEGAAETEKVARLLAVAGVKVAEVLHSGKTRARQTAEIFARHLGAPVREADGLAPNDDPRIWASRAEALTSDVLLVGHLPHLSRLASLLLVGDPQKEVIRFRYSGVVKLERGEAGWRLVWYITPEIAP, encoded by the coding sequence ATGCCGACGCTCTATCTTGCGCAACACGGCAAGTCCTTCAGCGAGGCCGAGGATTCCGAGAGGAGGCTTACGCCGGAGGGGGCCGCCGAGACTGAAAAAGTCGCCAGGCTGTTGGCCGTAGCCGGCGTCAAGGTCGCCGAGGTGCTCCACAGCGGGAAGACGAGGGCGAGGCAGACCGCCGAGATATTCGCGCGCCACCTCGGCGCCCCCGTCAGGGAAGCCGACGGGCTGGCCCCCAACGACGACCCGCGGATCTGGGCCTCTCGGGCCGAGGCCTTGACGTCCGACGTCCTCCTCGTCGGCCATCTGCCCCACCTCTCGCGGCTGGCGTCGCTCCTCCTGGTGGGCGATCCCCAGAAGGAGGTGATAAGGTTCAGGTATTCGGGCGTCGTAAAGCTCGAGAGGGGCGAGGCCGGCTGGAGGCTCGTCTGGTATATCACCCCGGAGATCGCGCCGTGA
- a CDS encoding pelota family protein, producing MRLSVDRRRRLISVLPEREEDLYFVYLLVDRGDVVRGWTVREYRPEGAKEGERIKVYLAVRVEALEYHKFRGSLRVRGTVVEVGGDLEGVKGRRHTFDVLPGREIEIEKPDSYPMELVDEVARLASAALPKILLVSIDGDEAAVAHITALGVEVLGVLENRRPKDAGSDSEEEALGPFFREVAKAVEQYRLRLRPDRLVLAGPQLYIEIAAQYIKGDLAPQSAGGLAGVYEFQRGGHFERYREALGSEAVSEILKLASERPELIAVGLDAVREAASQGRVRTFVVVDEALKERAEEYAEVLRLVFSTRGSTRIVPAESEAGQMLSAMGGCAAVLRY from the coding sequence GTGAGGCTCTCCGTTGACAGGAGGCGTAGGCTGATATCGGTCCTGCCCGAGAGGGAGGAGGACCTCTACTTCGTCTACCTCCTGGTGGATCGGGGTGACGTCGTTAGGGGCTGGACTGTGAGGGAGTATAGGCCTGAGGGCGCCAAGGAGGGGGAGAGGATAAAGGTGTACCTCGCCGTGAGGGTCGAGGCGTTGGAGTACCACAAGTTCAGGGGGAGCCTCAGGGTGAGGGGCACCGTCGTGGAGGTCGGCGGCGATTTGGAGGGCGTCAAGGGCAGGAGGCACACCTTCGACGTATTGCCCGGGAGGGAGATAGAGATAGAGAAGCCGGACTCCTACCCCATGGAGCTCGTCGACGAGGTGGCCCGGCTGGCCTCCGCGGCTCTGCCCAAGATCCTCCTGGTCTCCATAGACGGGGACGAGGCCGCGGTGGCGCACATAACCGCGCTCGGCGTCGAGGTGTTGGGGGTCCTCGAGAACCGGAGGCCTAAGGACGCGGGCTCGGACTCCGAGGAGGAGGCCCTCGGGCCTTTCTTCAGGGAGGTGGCCAAGGCCGTGGAGCAATATAGGCTGAGGCTTAGGCCCGACAGGCTGGTCCTCGCCGGGCCTCAACTGTATATAGAGATCGCGGCTCAGTACATAAAAGGCGATCTGGCTCCTCAATCGGCGGGAGGCCTCGCGGGCGTCTACGAGTTCCAGCGAGGTGGGCACTTCGAGAGGTACCGGGAGGCGTTGGGGTCGGAGGCCGTCTCGGAGATCCTCAAGCTCGCCTCGGAGAGGCCCGAGCTCATCGCCGTGGGCCTAGACGCGGTTAGGGAAGCCGCGTCGCAGGGCAGAGTGCGCACGTTCGTCGTCGTCGACGAGGCCTTGAAGGAGCGGGCCGAGGAATACGCCGAGGTGCTCAGGCTGGTGTTCTCGACGAGGGGCTCCACGAGGATTGTGCCCGCCGAGAGCGAGGCGGGGCAGATGTTGAGCGCCATGGGCGGATGCGCCGCCGTCCTGCGCTATTAA